A single Halobellus ruber DNA region contains:
- a CDS encoding sensor histidine kinase, translated as MGHRRRARRAGFGRGAPFARVRTTGADTAGTGSVSTPETATDCRSFVPTGYVRLVETDARITGSRTRLPQLFENLFRNAVEHDGEITVRVGRLPDGAGLYVEDDGIGVPAGDRERIFRGGYSTSDHGTGSGLAVVRQVADTHRWGVVPTAAPDSRSRESSSSIRPAERVPATAPRGVNTPRMRGSSATGRRRRCCG; from the coding sequence GTGGGACACCGTCGACGAGCGCGGCGAGCCGGTTTTGGCCGAGGAGCTCCGTTCGCCCGGGTTCGCACGACGGGCGCCGACACGGCGGGAACCGGGAGCGTCTCCACCCCCGAAACGGCGACCGACTGCCGGTCGTTCGTACCGACCGGGTACGTACGCCTCGTCGAAACCGACGCCCGGATCACGGGCTCGCGGACCCGACTGCCACAACTCTTCGAGAACCTGTTTCGGAACGCTGTCGAGCACGACGGCGAGATCACGGTTCGCGTCGGCAGGCTGCCCGACGGCGCCGGACTCTACGTCGAGGACGACGGGATCGGCGTCCCCGCGGGGGACCGCGAGCGGATCTTCCGGGGCGGGTATTCGACGAGCGACCACGGCACGGGATCGGGGCTCGCGGTCGTTCGGCAGGTCGCGGACACCCACAGGTGGGGTGTCGTGCCGACGGCGGCGCCCGATTCGAGATCACGGGAATCGAGTTCGTCGATCCGGCCGGCTGAACGCGTCCCCGCGACGGCCCCTCGCGGCGTCAATACTCCTCGTATGCGAGGTTCATCAGCCACTGGGAGAAGGCGTCGCTGTTGTGGTTGA
- a CDS encoding helix-turn-helix transcriptional regulator produces MSASAAEADLSEDEREGLELIRETGGIHQSDFWKELDISSRKGSRIAETLASQGLIEREETVYDGHNTYHLEPAARDLEFGLLMAGDMLSPFIGEEEVNHNSDAFSQWLMNLAYEEY; encoded by the coding sequence ATGAGCGCGAGCGCTGCCGAGGCCGACCTCTCGGAGGACGAACGCGAAGGGCTGGAACTCATCCGGGAGACGGGTGGGATCCACCAGAGCGACTTCTGGAAGGAGTTGGACATCTCCTCGCGGAAGGGCAGCCGGATCGCCGAGACGCTCGCCTCCCAGGGGCTCATCGAGCGGGAGGAGACCGTCTACGACGGCCACAACACCTACCACCTGGAGCCGGCGGCCCGGGATCTGGAGTTCGGGCTGTTGATGGCTGGGGATATGCTCTCGCCATTTATCGGCGAAGAGGAGGTCAACCACAACAGCGACGCCTTCTCCCAGTGGCTGATGAACCTCGCATACGAGGAGTATTGA
- a CDS encoding NRDE family protein, with amino-acid sequence MCTLTLGWRVVDDAPVVVAANRDERLGRPSEPPAVIEGDPSVLAPRDAEAGGTWIGYNEYGLLAAITNRWVDVPDGGERSRGLLVRDVLGAASTHEARGILDDALAADTYDGFNLVVAERGGPTTPGDPTAIYAEWDGTLDVRRLDPGVHVVVNVGIDGEYFEPERDPDRGVEQAGNATRLREALAPEPGEPVSAWRARAADALGNHDYGVCVHDPDRGFGTRSSSLFTLFADGTADVRFADGPPCETAFRRVEGQV; translated from the coding sequence ATGTGCACGTTGACGCTCGGGTGGCGCGTTGTCGACGACGCGCCGGTCGTCGTGGCCGCGAACCGCGACGAGCGCCTGGGTCGACCGTCGGAGCCGCCGGCCGTGATCGAGGGCGATCCGTCCGTGCTCGCGCCGCGGGACGCGGAGGCCGGCGGGACCTGGATCGGCTACAACGAATACGGCCTCCTCGCCGCGATCACGAACCGGTGGGTCGACGTGCCGGACGGCGGCGAGCGCTCCCGCGGACTCCTGGTCCGCGACGTGCTCGGGGCCGCGTCGACCCACGAGGCCCGCGGAATCCTCGACGACGCGCTCGCGGCCGACACCTACGACGGATTCAATCTGGTCGTCGCCGAGCGCGGCGGCCCGACCACGCCCGGCGACCCGACCGCGATCTACGCCGAGTGGGACGGCACGCTCGACGTCCGGCGGCTCGATCCGGGCGTCCACGTCGTCGTCAACGTCGGCATCGACGGGGAGTACTTCGAGCCCGAGCGCGACCCAGACCGCGGGGTCGAACAGGCGGGGAACGCGACGCGACTCCGGGAGGCACTTGCCCCCGAACCCGGGGAGCCGGTGTCGGCGTGGCGCGCCCGTGCGGCTGACGCCCTCGGGAATCACGACTACGGCGTCTGCGTCCACGACCCCGACCGCGGGTTCGGCACCCGGTCGTCGTCGTTGTTCACGCTGTTTGCCGACGGCACCGCCGACGTCCGGTTCGCCGACGGACCGCCGTGTGAGACGGCGTTCCGCCGGGTCGAAGGGCAGGTTTAA
- a CDS encoding universal stress protein — translation MYDRILLPTDGSDGTEQALSHAVEIARGRDATIHALSVVDRRLYLAADEDQKSGLKASMRNDAEAAVDRVADGAAAAGVDCTTAVRDGVPSRVILEYAAETPVDLVVMGTHGRSGRDKLANLGSVTERVVENADTPILVVRIDDGE, via the coding sequence ATGTACGACCGGATCCTGCTTCCGACGGACGGCAGCGACGGCACGGAACAGGCGCTTTCGCACGCAGTCGAGATCGCCAGGGGGCGGGACGCCACCATCCACGCGCTCTCGGTTGTCGACCGGCGGCTCTACCTCGCGGCCGACGAGGACCAGAAGTCCGGGCTGAAAGCGTCGATGCGAAACGACGCGGAGGCGGCGGTCGACCGCGTCGCCGATGGGGCCGCTGCGGCGGGCGTCGACTGCACCACCGCCGTACGCGACGGGGTCCCCTCCCGGGTGATCCTCGAATACGCCGCGGAGACGCCGGTCGACCTCGTCGTGATGGGGACCCACGGCCGGTCGGGGAGGGACAAGCTCGCGAACCTCGGTAGCGTCACCGAACGGGTCGTCGAGAACGCCGACACCCCGATCCTGGTGGTCCGGATCGACGACGGGGAGTGA
- the nreA gene encoding DNA repair protein NreA — translation MKLDEYVDLERNERAERRRLAEEKSYDILDHLETFQDRFEETLQGDSLYGGVSPSIFVGTANYPRVSTGVLSPVGHDEDAAQFETSGAWYDEGVSISEVFARRTSLLNSTRPQEVTSVADSWTGFLGTQREVAIADRPVTVEIGLDERPDVDLDPGVDDVATPVGPRARATSAELAENPHVPRPVEKTLEDDDWNAEGAITYLYRRGFDVYDVNTILSAGALGRTDQRRLVPTRWSITAVDDTVGKYLRGRIRTNPGIDEVEVHRNEFLGNAFWVLLAPGEWEYELVELKAPGSVWNPDPEAGMYLAADREGSEGRTGYVEETAGAYHAARLGVLEHLADRGRQAKALVVRHVSEDYWGPVGVWQVREAVRDAFDTDTYGTAETFDAALRGVVAHVPVSLATLRRKSTMAAGLQTTFGDFG, via the coding sequence ATGAAGCTGGACGAGTACGTCGACCTCGAACGCAACGAGCGGGCGGAGCGTCGGCGGCTCGCCGAGGAGAAGTCCTACGACATCCTTGACCATCTGGAAACGTTTCAGGACCGCTTCGAGGAGACGCTGCAGGGCGACTCGCTGTACGGCGGCGTCTCGCCGTCGATCTTCGTCGGCACCGCCAACTACCCCCGCGTCTCGACCGGCGTGCTCTCGCCCGTCGGCCACGACGAGGACGCCGCGCAGTTCGAGACCTCCGGCGCGTGGTACGACGAGGGCGTGTCGATCTCCGAGGTGTTCGCGCGGCGAACCTCGCTTCTGAACTCGACGCGACCCCAGGAGGTGACGAGCGTCGCCGACTCCTGGACCGGCTTCCTGGGCACCCAACGCGAGGTCGCGATCGCGGACCGCCCCGTGACCGTCGAGATCGGACTCGACGAGCGCCCGGACGTCGACCTCGATCCCGGCGTCGACGACGTCGCGACCCCCGTCGGGCCGCGGGCCCGTGCCACCTCCGCGGAACTCGCGGAGAACCCCCACGTCCCACGGCCCGTCGAGAAGACCCTCGAGGACGACGACTGGAACGCCGAGGGGGCGATCACCTACCTCTACCGGCGCGGCTTCGACGTCTACGACGTCAACACCATCCTGTCGGCGGGCGCGCTGGGACGGACCGACCAGCGGCGGCTGGTCCCCACCCGGTGGTCGATCACCGCCGTCGACGACACCGTCGGCAAGTACCTCCGCGGGCGGATCCGCACCAACCCGGGGATCGACGAAGTCGAGGTCCACCGCAACGAGTTCCTCGGCAACGCCTTCTGGGTCCTGCTCGCGCCCGGCGAGTGGGAGTACGAGCTGGTGGAGCTGAAGGCGCCCGGCAGCGTCTGGAACCCCGACCCCGAGGCGGGGATGTACCTCGCGGCCGACCGGGAGGGTTCGGAGGGCCGTACCGGCTACGTCGAGGAGACCGCGGGGGCGTACCACGCCGCCCGGTTGGGCGTCCTCGAACACCTCGCCGATCGCGGCCGGCAGGCCAAGGCGCTGGTGGTCCGGCACGTCTCGGAGGACTACTGGGGGCCGGTCGGGGTCTGGCAGGTCCGGGAAGCCGTCCGTGACGCCTTCGATACCGACACCTACGGCACCGCCGAGACGTTCGACGCGGCGCTCCGCGGGGTCGTAGCGCACGTCCCGGTGTCGCTTGCGACGCTCCGCCGGAAGTCGACGATGGCGGCGGGGTTGCAGACGACCTTCGGCGACTTCGGCTGA
- a CDS encoding TRAM domain-containing protein, with protein MEISDKLLCLFNADVRDEDDRYVVEIPKREVETGSIDPGETYRVALISRAVESSSEPADAEGPTSEPQPPVEPGELRYVEIEDIGKQGDGIARVERGYVIIVPDTEVGERVKIEVTEVKSNFAVGEVIEEEV; from the coding sequence GTGGAAATCTCAGATAAACTCCTGTGTCTGTTCAACGCGGACGTCCGCGACGAGGACGACCGGTACGTCGTGGAGATACCGAAACGCGAGGTCGAGACCGGGTCGATCGACCCCGGCGAAACGTACCGCGTCGCTCTCATCTCCCGTGCTGTCGAATCGTCCTCGGAACCCGCAGACGCCGAGGGGCCGACCTCGGAGCCGCAACCCCCGGTCGAACCCGGCGAACTCCGGTACGTCGAGATCGAAGACATCGGCAAGCAGGGCGACGGCATCGCCCGCGTCGAGCGGGGGTACGTCATCATCGTCCCCGACACCGAGGTCGGCGAACGGGTGAAGATCGAGGTCACCGAGGTCAAATCGAACTTCGCGGTGGGCGAAGTGATCGAAGAGGAAGTGTAG
- a CDS encoding radical SAM protein codes for MIDPADLSVTLVDGYVDEPAHFGVPPYVSTYPRFTAGALVDAGVPERNVTYHTIDELREDRGKWADVADADLFVYIGGMTVPGSYVGGTPAEPDEVRELAWAAEGVSVMGGPIRFGVGEENAGAQEMERRDLDYDFLAMGDIEAAAYDLVDNGLEGFENRYRSNDELDRWAERGAFVVEHHPNHPDYLICELETSRGCAYRCSFCTEPMYGDPAFRPPGSVVDEVDALSDRGVRHFRLGRQADILAYGGDGEAPNPDALRRLYDGIREVAPDLETLHLDNMNPITVVKWPEKAREGIRIIAEHNTPGDTAAFGLESADPVVQDENHLNVTADECFEAVRIVNEEAGWRPGEDPAEAPTHGDSEAPRASNASGGAASDTANRLPKLLPGINLLHGLNGEREETFEHNKRFLQRVYDAGLMLRRINIRQVMAFEGTEMAEAGADIAIDHKKRFKQYKREVREEIDRPMLRRVAPVGTVLPDVHLEYHEDGRTFGRQLGTYPLLVGIPGERDLGRAIDVAVVDHGYRSVTGVPYPLDPNAASMDELTAIPGIGSSTAGDIVVNRPYDSAAAVPSPEVDFTAFTGGARNDGRPNAE; via the coding sequence ATGATCGATCCGGCCGACCTCTCCGTGACGCTCGTCGACGGCTACGTCGACGAGCCGGCGCATTTCGGCGTGCCGCCGTACGTCTCCACGTACCCGCGGTTCACGGCCGGAGCCCTCGTCGACGCCGGCGTCCCCGAGCGCAACGTCACCTACCACACGATCGACGAACTCCGCGAGGATCGGGGCAAGTGGGCCGACGTCGCCGACGCCGACCTGTTCGTCTACATCGGCGGAATGACCGTCCCCGGGAGCTACGTGGGCGGCACCCCTGCCGAACCCGACGAGGTTCGGGAACTCGCGTGGGCCGCGGAGGGCGTGTCGGTGATGGGTGGCCCGATCCGGTTCGGGGTCGGCGAGGAGAACGCCGGCGCCCAGGAGATGGAGCGCCGGGACCTCGACTACGACTTCCTCGCGATGGGCGACATCGAGGCCGCGGCGTACGACCTCGTCGACAACGGCCTGGAGGGCTTCGAGAACCGGTATCGGAGCAACGACGAACTCGACCGATGGGCCGAACGCGGCGCGTTCGTGGTGGAACACCACCCCAACCACCCGGACTACCTGATCTGCGAACTCGAAACCTCCCGGGGGTGTGCCTACCGGTGTTCGTTCTGTACGGAGCCGATGTACGGCGACCCCGCGTTCCGGCCGCCGGGGTCCGTCGTCGACGAGGTCGACGCGCTCTCGGATCGCGGCGTCCGCCACTTCCGGCTGGGCCGGCAGGCCGACATCCTCGCGTACGGCGGCGACGGCGAGGCGCCGAACCCCGACGCGCTCCGCCGGCTCTACGACGGAATCCGCGAGGTCGCGCCCGACCTCGAAACCCTGCACCTCGACAACATGAACCCCATCACGGTGGTAAAGTGGCCCGAGAAGGCCAGGGAGGGGATCCGGATCATCGCCGAGCACAACACCCCCGGCGACACCGCCGCGTTCGGGCTCGAATCCGCGGACCCGGTGGTCCAGGATGAAAACCACCTCAACGTCACCGCCGACGAGTGTTTCGAGGCCGTCCGGATCGTCAACGAGGAGGCGGGATGGCGGCCGGGCGAGGATCCGGCCGAGGCCCCGACACACGGCGATAGCGAGGCGCCACGCGCCTCGAACGCGAGCGGTGGAGCCGCGAGCGACACCGCGAACCGACTCCCCAAACTCCTGCCCGGCATCAACCTGCTGCACGGCCTCAACGGCGAGCGCGAGGAGACCTTCGAGCACAACAAACGGTTCCTCCAGCGGGTCTACGACGCGGGGCTGATGCTCCGCCGGATCAACATCCGGCAGGTGATGGCGTTCGAGGGCACCGAGATGGCGGAGGCGGGCGCTGACATCGCGATCGACCACAAAAAGCGGTTCAAGCAGTACAAACGCGAGGTTCGCGAGGAGATCGACCGCCCGATGCTCCGGCGGGTGGCGCCCGTCGGGACGGTGCTGCCCGACGTCCACCTGGAGTACCACGAGGACGGCCGGACGTTCGGCCGACAGCTCGGCACCTACCCGCTTTTAGTCGGGATACCCGGCGAACGCGACCTCGGTCGTGCGATCGACGTCGCCGTCGTCGACCACGGCTACCGGTCGGTCACCGGCGTGCCATATCCGCTGGACCCCAACGCCGCCTCGATGGACGAACTCACCGCGATCCCGGGCATCGGCAGCAGCACCGCCGGCGACATCGTGGTCAACAGGCCGTACGACTCCGCCGCTGCGGTCCCGAGCCCCGAGGTCGACTTCACTGCCTTCACTGGGGGCGCCCGGAACGACGGGCGGCCGAACGCCGAGTAG
- a CDS encoding 3-dehydroquinate synthase II codes for MTRSVWLKADDTVGDWEARKRRITAGLEAGVDWVLVDEADVGRVRDLGDVSVAAFRTEDTALIDDVGGAGGSDDGPVSAEDLGDDAEPDASVVGKDGEGDGTVDLPSDFAGSADLTTLRREDNRAEGAYVRILSEEYEAFAEAAAADAEYTIVIGEDWTIIPLENLIARIGEETDLIAGVTSAEEAETAFETLEIGADGVLLDSDDPDEIRRTVEVRDDAERETLDLQWATVTDVERAGMADRVCVDTGSLMEHDEGMLVGSMSRGLFFVHAETAESPYVASRPFRVNAGAVHAYARTPGGGTTYLSELRSGDEVQIVDSDGGTREAVVGRVKIEKRPMFRIEAEIDGDRVETLLQNAETIKIHTREGRTAVTDLEAGDEVLLFYERTARHFGEAVEESIIEK; via the coding sequence ATGACGCGAAGCGTCTGGCTGAAGGCCGACGACACGGTCGGCGACTGGGAGGCACGGAAGCGACGGATCACCGCGGGACTGGAGGCGGGCGTCGACTGGGTACTCGTCGACGAAGCCGACGTCGGCCGCGTCCGAGACCTCGGGGACGTCTCGGTCGCCGCGTTCCGCACGGAGGACACGGCGCTCATCGACGACGTCGGCGGGGCGGGCGGAAGTGACGACGGCCCCGTGAGCGCCGAGGACCTCGGCGACGACGCCGAGCCTGACGCGTCCGTCGTCGGCAAGGACGGCGAGGGCGACGGCACCGTCGACCTCCCTTCGGACTTCGCGGGGTCGGCGGACCTCACCACCCTCCGTCGGGAGGACAACAGAGCGGAGGGCGCGTACGTCCGGATCCTCTCCGAGGAGTACGAGGCCTTCGCCGAGGCGGCCGCTGCCGACGCGGAATACACCATCGTGATCGGGGAGGACTGGACCATCATCCCACTCGAGAACCTGATCGCGCGGATCGGCGAGGAGACCGACCTGATCGCGGGCGTTACCTCCGCTGAGGAGGCCGAGACCGCCTTCGAGACGCTGGAGATCGGCGCCGACGGCGTGCTGCTCGACTCCGACGACCCCGACGAGATCAGACGGACCGTCGAGGTGCGCGACGACGCCGAACGCGAGACGCTCGACCTCCAGTGGGCGACCGTGACCGACGTCGAACGCGCGGGGATGGCCGACCGCGTCTGCGTCGACACCGGGAGCCTGATGGAGCACGACGAGGGTATGCTGGTCGGGAGTATGAGCCGCGGGTTGTTCTTCGTCCACGCCGAGACCGCCGAGTCGCCGTACGTCGCCTCCCGGCCGTTCCGGGTGAACGCCGGCGCGGTCCACGCCTACGCCCGGACTCCCGGCGGCGGGACCACCTACCTCTCGGAACTTCGGAGCGGCGACGAGGTCCAGATCGTCGACAGCGACGGCGGGACCCGGGAGGCGGTCGTCGGCCGCGTGAAGATCGAAAAGCGGCCGATGTTCCGGATCGAGGCCGAGATCGACGGCGACCGGGTGGAGACGCTGCTCCAGAACGCCGAGACGATCAAGATCCATACCCGGGAGGGCCGGACCGCAGTGACCGATCTTGAAGCCGGCGACGAGGTGTTGCTGTTCTACGAGCGCACCGCCCGGCACTTCGGCGAGGCCGTCGAGGAGAGCATCATCGAGAAGTAG
- a CDS encoding DUF7575 domain-containing protein yields MNRPSRRAVIATLAAVLGAAVGIAGVGHLYLRRWRRAVTWFAVVVGATAALLVAFVLPGMGGLGDPSAVAAIEPSSLPNVVVWPVFALLLLSTLDAHRLANAPPVTGGDHPACPSCGKELDRELDFCPWCTAELEWVDPDADEGAADGPTE; encoded by the coding sequence GTGAACCGACCGAGTCGACGCGCGGTGATCGCGACGCTCGCCGCCGTCCTCGGCGCTGCCGTCGGAATCGCCGGGGTCGGCCACCTCTACCTCCGACGCTGGCGGCGAGCCGTGACTTGGTTCGCAGTCGTCGTCGGGGCGACTGCGGCCCTGCTCGTCGCCTTCGTGCTCCCGGGAATGGGCGGGCTCGGCGACCCCAGTGCGGTCGCCGCGATCGAGCCCTCGTCGCTTCCCAACGTTGTCGTTTGGCCGGTGTTCGCGCTGCTGCTCCTCAGCACGCTCGACGCCCACCGGCTCGCAAACGCCCCGCCGGTGACGGGTGGCGACCACCCGGCGTGTCCGTCCTGCGGGAAGGAGCTCGACCGCGAACTCGACTTCTGTCCGTGGTGTACGGCGGAACTGGAGTGGGTCGACCCCGACGCCGACGAGGGAGCGGCTGACGGGCCGACTGAGTGA
- a CDS encoding enolase C-terminal domain-like protein, with protein sequence MSPRLCGSRATSCSPSPRGGCCSNWRPTKGWSTGAARSWRARSRGSITPCGNQGPTVRRPDPRTARRSRPRPVTGLPAARQRLPRGRPRRRPTGLRQGLPRVQAQLRTGVSGAGARGISELRKIASLAESFDAAVVPYCPLGPVAFAASLQVGFCSGNVVMQERDLELHDPVSSERLALLGDPHTFEFGGGHVERPDPGWGSSAKSELEFTILVLFSY encoded by the coding sequence GTGTCACCACGGCTATGCGGATCACGGGCTACGAGCTGTTCGCCGTCCCCCCGCGGTGGCTGTTGCTCAAACTGGAGGCCGACGAAGGGATGGTCGACCGGGGCAGCCCGATCCTGGCGAGCGCGCTCGCGGGGATCGATCACGCCCTGTGGGAATCAAGGGCCGACAGTACGGCGCCCCGATCCACGAACTGCTCGGCGGTCACGTCCGCGACCGGTTACTGGTCTACCAGCGGCTCGGCAGCGACTCCCCCGAGGACGTCCCCGACGCCGCCCGACAGGGCTCCGACAGGGGTTACCGCGCGTTCAAGCTCAACTTCGCACAGGAGTTTCGGGCGCTGGAGCCCGCGGGATCAGCGAACTCCGGAAGATCGCGTCGCTGGCGGAGTCGTTCGACGCCGCCGTCGTTCCGTACTGTCCGCTGGGTCCGGTCGCCTTCGCGGCGAGCCTCCAGGTCGGGTTCTGCTCGGGGAACGTCGTGATGCAGGAACGGGACTTGGAACTCCACGATCCGGTGTCCAGCGAACGGTTGGCGCTGCTGGGAGACCCACACACCTTCGAGTTCGGGGGAGGACACGTCGAGCGACCGGACCCGGGCTGGGGATCGAGTGCGAAGTCTGAACTCGAATTCACAATTTTAGTACTATTTTCTTATTAA
- a CDS encoding SDR family NAD(P)-dependent oxidoreductase, producing the protein MSLLERFSLDGEVAVVTGAAQGLGRQMAAGLAEMGADVAIADLNHEKAAEAAAELDGGTEVIAVETDVTDEASVRGMVETVTERLGPIDVLVNNAGIVENGPAEGTSLESWRRVLSVNLDGVFLCAKHVGRRMLDRGRGRIVNVSSMSAFDVNVPQKQASYNATKAGVSMLTKSLAVEWADRGVRVNAIAPGYMRTDLVDEVLANNPEMEETWTENTPLGRLGRPEELRELVVYLASEASSYMTGTTVVMDGGYTAR; encoded by the coding sequence ATGAGCCTACTGGAACGCTTCTCGCTCGACGGGGAGGTGGCCGTCGTGACCGGCGCGGCACAGGGGCTGGGCAGGCAGATGGCGGCGGGCCTCGCAGAGATGGGCGCGGACGTCGCAATCGCCGACCTGAACCACGAGAAGGCGGCCGAGGCGGCCGCCGAACTCGACGGCGGGACCGAGGTGATCGCCGTCGAGACCGACGTCACCGACGAGGCGTCGGTCCGTGGGATGGTGGAGACGGTGACCGAGCGGCTCGGTCCGATCGACGTGCTGGTCAACAACGCCGGTATCGTCGAGAACGGCCCCGCCGAGGGGACGAGCCTCGAATCCTGGCGGCGGGTCCTGTCGGTCAACCTCGACGGCGTCTTCCTGTGTGCCAAACACGTCGGTCGGCGGATGCTCGATCGGGGACGGGGGCGGATCGTCAACGTGTCGTCGATGTCGGCCTTCGACGTCAACGTCCCGCAGAAGCAGGCCAGCTACAATGCCACGAAGGCCGGCGTCTCGATGCTCACGAAGTCGCTGGCCGTCGAGTGGGCCGACCGGGGGGTCCGCGTGAACGCGATCGCCCCCGGATATATGCGGACCGACCTCGTCGACGAGGTGCTCGCAAACAACCCCGAGATGGAGGAGACCTGGACCGAGAACACGCCGCTCGGCCGGCTCGGCCGACCGGAGGAACTGCGCGAGTTGGTGGTGTACCTCGCCTCCGAGGCCTCCTCGTATATGACCGGCACGACGGTCGTGATGGACGGCGGCTACACGGCCCGGTGA
- a CDS encoding rhamnulokinase: MNHVAIDIGASGGTVFLGTVTRSEIDVTEVHRFENAPVERDGRYVWDVDALVDGMAAGIAAADGRVEELDTVGIDTWGLDFGLLSDGELLRMPTSYRDPEVTATKEAVFGTVGKRRLFEATGISNWTTPNTLWQLHTLADREPDLLERADRLLLMPQLLSTLLGGRPTGEVTIASTTQMVDAATRSWATDLLDELGLPTGLLPDLAESGESLGRVRDEYAPSSDPALVTPASHDTAAAVAGLPLSDDAAFLNTGSWFILGVEREEPTYSDAAFEHSFSNELGAEGTVRLLKNINGFFLLEECRAAWAESGKPTDYDRLLSAAADAEPRRTIVDPDAGDFSIDGSMPEQIRAYADRTEQPVPDDQGAVVRCLLDSLVTKTALSVDQLTAAAGTDPDRIVLGGGGVRNELFCRLLADATARPVTIGPVEATAVGNLLTQTIGAGTLPDLAAGRELVEASFPSTTYEPGGGWPRAKEQLRALSGT, translated from the coding sequence ATGAACCACGTCGCGATCGACATCGGGGCCAGCGGCGGGACGGTTTTTCTGGGCACCGTTACCCGCTCGGAGATCGATGTCACGGAAGTACACCGGTTCGAGAACGCGCCGGTGGAGCGCGACGGTCGGTACGTCTGGGACGTCGACGCGCTCGTCGACGGGATGGCCGCCGGCATCGCCGCCGCCGACGGGCGCGTTGAGGAACTCGACACGGTTGGGATCGACACCTGGGGGCTGGACTTCGGGCTGCTATCCGACGGCGAACTCCTGCGGATGCCGACCTCCTACCGCGACCCGGAGGTGACCGCGACGAAGGAGGCGGTGTTCGGGACCGTCGGGAAACGCCGGCTGTTCGAGGCGACCGGGATCTCGAACTGGACGACCCCGAACACGCTGTGGCAGCTCCACACCCTTGCGGACCGGGAGCCGGACCTCCTCGAACGCGCCGACAGGCTGCTCCTGATGCCGCAGCTCCTCTCGACGCTGCTCGGCGGCCGTCCCACCGGGGAAGTGACGATCGCCTCGACCACGCAGATGGTCGACGCGGCCACTCGGTCGTGGGCCACGGACCTTCTCGACGAACTCGGCCTCCCGACCGGGCTGCTGCCCGATCTCGCCGAGTCCGGCGAGTCCCTGGGCCGGGTCCGCGACGAGTACGCGCCGTCGTCGGATCCTGCGCTCGTGACACCGGCGAGCCACGACACCGCCGCCGCGGTCGCGGGGCTCCCGCTTTCCGACGACGCCGCGTTTCTCAACACCGGCTCGTGGTTCATCCTCGGCGTCGAGCGCGAGGAACCGACGTACAGCGACGCGGCGTTCGAGCACTCGTTCTCGAACGAGCTCGGCGCCGAGGGCACGGTTCGGCTGTTGAAGAACATCAACGGGTTCTTTCTCCTCGAGGAGTGCCGGGCGGCGTGGGCCGAGTCCGGGAAGCCGACCGACTACGACCGCCTGCTGTCGGCGGCCGCCGACGCGGAGCCGAGACGCACCATAGTCGACCCGGACGCCGGGGACTTCTCGATCGACGGGTCGATGCCGGAGCAGATCCGGGCGTACGCCGACCGGACCGAGCAGCCGGTCCCGGACGACCAGGGTGCGGTGGTCCGCTGTCTGCTTGACAGCCTCGTCACAAAGACGGCCCTCAGCGTCGATCAGCTGACGGCGGCCGCGGGCACCGACCCCGACCGGATCGTCCTCGGGGGCGGCGGCGTCCGAAACGAGCTGTTCTGTCGGCTCCTCGCCGACGCCACCGCGCGACCGGTCACGATCGGCCCGGTCGAAGCCACCGCGGTCGGCAACCTCCTGACGCAGACGATCGGGGCGGGGACGCTTCCGGACCTCGCGGCCGGGCGGGAACTGGTCGAGGCCTCCTTCCCCTCGACGACGTACGAACCTGGCGGGGGCTGGCCCCGGGCGAAAGAGCAGCTCCGGGCGCTCTCCGGGACCTGA